A part of Drosophila ananassae strain 14024-0371.13 chromosome 2R, ASM1763931v2, whole genome shotgun sequence genomic DNA contains:
- the LOC6506442 gene encoding ribonuclease Oy gives MYYYFSFCNKMPSQRFLLVASLLCCLLAASSSPLNDISDSDESTSLDQQQKPRKPLATDEDSEYELLYHFGEDDSMSDFGIEKRQQDHNWDVLIFTQQWPVTTCYHWREENPDQECTLPQKKEFWTIHGIWPTKLHQIGPSFCNNSASFDVDKLDPISDRLETFWPDLKGASSQEWLWKHEWQKHGTCAMLLTQLDDELKYFAQGLTWREDYIMSRILDASDIHPDSNNTVSAINNAIVKALGKNPSIHCLYDGKHGISYLSEIRICFNKSLELIDCDGVKQGDAVTVGYPGGTITTNCHIDRVVHYPSLLPPLQRKRDWKFPLVNVYKLLQFLMWFTL, from the coding sequence CGACATATCGGATTCGGATGAATCAACGTCCCTGGATCAACAACAAAAGCCCAGAAAACCCCTGGCCACCGATGAGGACAGCGAATATGAGCTTCTCTATCACTTCGGCGAGGATGACTCCATGTCCGACTTTGGGATAGAGAAACGTCAGCAGGATCACAACTGGGATGTCCTAATCTTCACCCAGCAGTGGCCCGTGACCACATGCTACCATTGGCGCGAGGAGAACCCGGACCAGGAGTGCACCCTTCCCCAGAAGAAGGAGTTCTGGACCATACACGGCATCTGGCCCACAAAACTCCACCAGATTGGTCCGTCCTTCTGCAACAACTCGGCCAGCTTCGATGTGGATAAGCTGGATCCCATCTCGGATCGCCTGGAGACCTTCTGGCCGGATCTGAAGGGTGCCTCGTCGCAGGAGTGGTTGTGGAAGCACGAGTGGCAGAAGCATGGAACGTGCGCCATGCTCCTCACCCAGCTGGACGATGAGCTGAAGTACTTTGCCCAGGGACTCACCTGGCGGGAGGACTACATCATGTCGCGCATCCTGGACGCCTCTGACATTCATCCCGATTCGAACAACACCGTGTCGGCGATCAACAATGCGATTGTGAAGGCTTTGGGAAAGAATCCATCCATCCACTGTCTGTATGACGGCAAGCACGGGATCAGCTATCTGTCCGAGATCCGTATCTGCTTCAATAAATCCCTGGAGCTGATCGACTGCGACGGAGTGAAGCAGGGCGATGCTGTGACCGTCGGCTATCCTGGCGGCACCATCACCACCAACTGTCACATCGATCGAGTGGTCCACTATCCGAGtctgctgccgccgctgcaACGGAAGAGGGACTGGAAGTTCCCGCTAGTGAATGTCTACAAGCTGCTGCAGTTCCTCATGTGGTTCACCTTGTAG
- the LOC6493500 gene encoding UBX domain-containing protein 4 produces MNWHTGNIAEAVAESKIKNAIFVVFIEGQDEMSSKLERFVDDIRVRSLLETPDFVAIKVQGNSSAYGQFMSLYRVVPIPSLFFIGKSGTPLEVATGVTASVEELVAKIDKVLILAGKKAAANLDPSTTTLPAEIASAARSFAGADDSTSLSNAPQSQQPTTDIQIPNQADNAASTSKSNTEEVDESPKQPGNTEEAASVSAASPAEAVASEDKDENPPEERRSEDSEANYRDANLATPSYVTAISSRSSVPAAESKAKSAAAEAAEKRAAAAAAVLAAEDAAATEESDQDGGIPPTPGPSVRNLATNALLPAVPLLSAAVPVAASLNTTATTSTTGSSEARMADVQQLLEEKRKERMEEERRREKENELRRRREGREALAQQQLAKEQELKNMQERIRRERQEELEARERIRAQIAADRAEQARRVTISPEPVHASPSTASVTPDSSISSVDEARLQIRLPEGIHRTKSFPAAEVLATVRVYVRNEMLAGSDGREFTLATNYPRREFQAEDEVKTLIELNLVPSAVVLVLTKDSSNRVVRSGGSLMTMLATVVWAMLTPAAKAFDYIHKMGLRPLSQKISSIISNIRWPGQQVEVMDAIQNPAARRNMDMFSLRPSQPPGYAYQEPHEASAPHSSMPAPSTTQGTGAEGKNVPQPQPGPGSTPQTQSTSQAHSTSQRQSEDFQQRPGGYQPPRYGGANIRRLQDTKKDDNDKDKATYNGNSTQQQ; encoded by the exons ATGAACTGGCACACGGGCAACATAGCCGAGGCGGTGGCCgaatcaaaaatcaaaaatgcaattttcGTTGTATTCATAGAGG GCCAGGATGAGATGTCCAGCAAACTGGAGCGGTTCGTGGACGATATTAGGGTGCGTTCCCTCCTGGAGACCCCCGACTTTGTGGCCATCAAAGTTCAGGGCAATAGCTCTGCCTACGGACAGTTCATGTCGCTCT aCAGAGTGGTGCCAATTCCTTCGCTCTTCTTTATCGGAAAATCGGGAACTCCTTTGGAAGTGGCAACGGGAGTCACTGCAAGCGTCGAGGAATTGGTGGCCAAAATAGACAAAGTGCTCATCCTGGCGGGGAAGAAAGCTGCGGCGAATCTAGACCCCAGCACTACAACCTTGCCAGCCGAAATTGCGAGCGCAGCAAGGAGTTTTGCCGGAGCCGATGATTCCACCAGTTTGTCCAATGCGCCCCAGTCCCAACAGCCCACTACAGACATTCAAATTCCTAATCAAGCTGATAATGCCGCCTCCACTTCGAAGTCAAATACCGAGGAAGTCGATGAATCTCCCAAGCAGCCGGGGAATACGGAAGAAGCTGCCTCTGTTAGCGCGGCGAGTCCTGCGGAAGCTGTCGCCAGTGAAGATAAGGATGAAAACCCCCCAGAAGAACGGCGAAGTGAGGATTCTGAAGCAAACTACCGAGACGCTAATCTCGCAACTCCCAGTTATGTCACCGCCATATCCTCGCGTTCCAGCGTACCAGCTGCGGAAAGCAAAGCAAAATCTGCTGCTGCCGAGGCCGCGGAGAAAagagctgcagcagcagcagcagttttAGCCGCAGAAGATGCTGCAGCTACAGAGGAAAGCGACCAAGACGGGGGGATCCCCCCAACCCCAGGGCCATCGGTTCGTAACCTGGCCACCAATGCCTTATTGCCCGCTGTGCCTCTATTATCCGCCGCTGTCCCAGTCGCTGCTTCACTAAATACAACAGCTACCACATCGACTACGGGCAGTTCCGAGGCTCGGATGGCGGACGTGCAACAGCTCTTGGAGGAGAAGCGCAAGGAGCGAATGGAGGAGGAGCGCCGTCGGGAGAAGGAGAACGAGCTAAGGCGGCGACGGGAGGGCAGAGAGGCCCTGGCTCAGCAGCAGCTGGCTAAGGAGCAGGAGCTTAAGAACATGCAGGAACGTATTCGTCGCGAACGGCAAGAGGAGCTGGAGGCTCGGGAGCGGATTCGGGCCCAGATCGCTGCCGATCGAGCAGAGCAGGCGCGACGCGTTACCATCTCGCCGGAACCAGTACATGCTTCACCGTCTACTGCCTCCGTGACGCCAGACTCTTCCATCAGCTCTGTGGACGAGGCGAGACTGCAGATCCGACTACCCGAAGGCATCCATCGCACCAAATCGTTCCCAGCCGCCGAGGTTCTGGCCACCGTACGCGTCTATGTGAGGAATGAGATGCTGGCAGGTAGCGACGGTCGGGAGTTCACGCTGGCTACCAACTATCCTCGCCGAGAGTTCCAAGCGGAGGACGAAGTCAAGACGCTAATCGAACTGAATTTGGTTCCCAGCGCCGTGGTCTTGGTTTTAACCAAGGACAGCTCGAATCGTGTGGTCCGCAGTGGTGGCTCTCTGATGACCATGCTGGCCACTGTGGTGTGGGCCATGCTTACCCCAGCTGCCAAGGCGTTCGATTACATTCACAAGATGGGTCTGAGGCCGCTCTCCCAGAAGATATCTTCAATAATATCCAATATCCGATGGCCAGGACAACAGGTCGAAGTTATGGATGCTATTCAGAATCC TGCCGCCCGCCGCAACATGGACATGTTTTCCTTGAGACCAAGTCAACCCCCTGGCTACGCCTACCAGGAGCCCCATGAAGCGTCAGCGCCTCACTCATCCATGCCCGCTCCATCAACTACCCAAGGTACCGGAGCTGAGGGTAAGAACGTACCGCAACCGCAGCCGGGTCCCGGCAGCACACCACAAACCCAGAGCACCAGCCAGGCTCATTCCACATCACAGCGCCAAAGCGAGGACTTTCAACAGCGGCCTGGCGGCTACCAGCCGCCCCGATATGGCGGCGCCAACATTCGACGATTGCAGGACACTAAGAAGGATGACAATGACAAGGACAAGGCCACCTACAATGGCAACTCCACACAGCAGCAATAG